The nucleotide sequence TCTTTTATTCTGATGGGAGCGGTCTTCCCATGCCGTACACTGTGACTGTGCTGAAGCATGGTTGCTGCAGAGATCTTTGCCAAGCATTGAGCACTGCATGCTGTTTGAAGAGTGATGAAATTCTTTTGCTTGCAGAGGCAAGTGCTTCACAGAAAAGTTCGATCTACTATTGGCTTTTCTACATGACATTGATCTTATTTCATTATTAATGTTTTATACCGTCTATCTCAGGTTTATGAGCATAAGATTTATCGTTATCTAGATACTCCATTGGAATCATTGACTTCAATAAAGGATGAAGAACATATTGTGGCCTATCGACTCAAGAGTGGAGCTAGGAAAACAAAACTAGAAATATTGCATCGATATCTGGATAGGTAAGTACCTCTTTCGGTGTGTACTCTTAAGTTGTGAAATGCACAAAGCTCTGTTGAGTAATGGTTCCTATATACTATGAATCTATGGTAGTTTTTATTGCCTGAGTGACATTACAGTGAATATGAGTCaaatttttgataaatttattctGAAGGCTCCTTTTAACTCAAAAGTATTCATCTTGGTTACTTGAATTCTATTGTAGCTGTAATAAACTCTGGTTAAATTGATCTTTCCTACTTGAGAGCAATTGACTGGAGACTGTTATATTTTGGTGTTAACAGTTTCATTTATCCATTGAACTCTTCCAGAGTACAAATGGGAATAAATCAATCAGACATTGATAATGGTGGTTAATGCCTCCTGTCTGAACACATTAACTCTTCAAGGCATTCATTTTCTTATCACTTATTTATAACCCAtaatgatagaacattatggtaTCATTTCATCCATGTAGCCAACCCCGCCTAGTGAAATAaggattggttgttgttgtgtttgtaACCCAAAACACTAGACCATAACTCATCAATTTTCTGATGGTTTGTTAATTTTCTCCACTATTGGTCATTTCAAGTACTACTGAATTTTGCAGGTACCATTCAAGTTGGTACCTATATGTGGTATAGCTGTATAGCATAGTTTGCACAACCTGGCTTAGCATAGAGAAGTTTACCATAGAACGATTCCACAACCAGTTATTTAGATTTCGCTGATTGTACACGGTGCATTGATTTAGAACATTATAATGCTTTAATGTCTCTAATACTGGTCATTTGACGTGTGGATTATCTTCATGTTCACTGGACAGTGGGAAGGGTGGAGAGAGGAAGATCTTTGGAACTCCCTTGGTTACTTATTTGGAAGAAGACCCTCAATGTGGAGCCAACATTGAGCCATATGTACATAGAATGTTGGCACCTTTAAGAAAAGCACATTCTTCAACCAAGTCTCATGAAGGGAAGGAAACTGGTTTCATCTCAGGAGGTAGTGACGAGCAATCAAGCATCTGTAATTCTCACAGTGAACCGAGGAACCCGGCACTTTGCACCAGAGAACAAGAGGGGACATCCTGTGGAGAGTCATCTTTCCAACTTGTTTTAACTAACGAAGGCTGTTTTAGCTGTGAGCCCATTGACAAGGCATCTGTGATAAAACCCAGTGCACATATAAAGGTCTTTGTTGACTGGACCGAGAAAGAATATGAACTGTATGATGCAAGCTATTTGAGTGATCTTCCTGAAGTTCACAAAACTGGATTCACTGTGAAAAAAACCCGGCAAGAAGctatttctttgttttcatGCTTGGAGGCATTCTTGACCGAAGAACCTCTAGGACCAGATGACATGTGGTAAGATTGCTTTGATGTTTTTGGAATGGATTTCTTAGTTGATTACCTTGTacgctttgatttttgttttaatttattttcttcttaaaaaattaattaggtACTGCCCTCAATGCAAGGAACACAGACAAGCTACCAAGAAACTGGACTTGTGGAAATTGCCAGAGATATTGGTTTTTCACTTGAAACGATTCTCATATAGCAGATACTTGAAAAACAAACTTGACACCTTTGTGAACTTCCCCATTCACAATCTTGATTTGACCAAGTATGTGAAAAGTCAAGATGGCCCGTCCTATGTGTATAACCTTTATGCAATCAGCAACCATTATGGTGGTTTAGGTGGTGGGCATTACACTGCATATGCCAAGGTAAGTTAGTGACATGCATAACAATAATACTGCTTGATTTTTCATGTTCGCTGTGTGGTCATGCCAAATctagattttgtaatttgtgAATTCTTTGTGCTGCGTGAGATGCTTCTgtttataaccttatgttattTGTTCTGGGCAGTTGATTGATGATAATAAGTGGTACCATTTCGATGACAGTCACGTCAGTCCTGTTTCTGAAGGTGAAATTAAATCTTCAGCTGCATATGTGTTATTTTATCAGAGAGTTGGAAGCGACGTCCAGATGGAAGAAGCGACATCTTAGGTTCATGCaggttgttgtttgtttgatgCCTGGTTCATATGCTGAAAGGCAATCCGGAGCTTAAGTCCTAGATAGCCGATTTACTTTGCAGTGCAAAACACCAAAATTTGAAGACAGATTGTTGTAGCACCAATTAATCAAAACATGTTATAGACGAGGCTCTAGAAAACCTGTTCATTTGGGAGTATTGGTCGACAGTTATTTTACATGAATGATATCATTTTTTGACAGAAATTTTGCAGCCTAGAACTTGGTTAGGTTCTTCTGTTATTTCATTTTATCGGAGGCTAAAACAGATCATCTTAAATTCATCATTGTTGCCATTACAATTTTATGCACCGTAATGTACTAATAGGacaatttcttaaaaaagtTGTATTCATCTTCCATTATGTTGTTGGGATTCAAGGGTCCCCCCAATTACATAAAATgtgtggaagagatgatggatgATAAACAGGTGAtcatatctatttatttatttgttaaataatgGCATATTACCCTTTCTCTTTATTGTCATTCTCCTAAATCTGGTGCATTACTCAACATGGGTATGCCTTGTCTGAACCCAGTTTTTGGAGTACTTTCAGATTTTTGACTAGTATAAGTCAAATTGAGCCAATGCTGCATTTCGTTTCTGGACCAAAACATTGTGTCTCCAGTCCCATCTTTTGTTTATCTGAATCAATTCCAGCTGTGCAAACTATAAGCGCCAGAGTTCTATATCCTCTTAACCCTCCATTGCTCTGCAGTTTCTGCTTGATTCTTATCGTTTTGTTCTGCATATGCGTCTATATAGCTTTGGCATGATTTGGCTGTTCTTCTGAAATTTGTGCCGTCCTCCTTAGGTAACAGGTCACTTTGGAATTTTACCAAGAGTTCTTGAGCACAAATGGGTTTGGTCGAAGCTATCATATAAAAACATGACACGAAGAACTACTAGCAGTATCCCTAATTTCAGCTATAAAAAAGTCTAGTACAAATTGACAGCAAttgttcaatttcaaatttccaTCCTATCGGCAAATTATTTGGTGTCCTTCAGAGTTGACTACATTTTTAGgtgaagaaaatgtaaaattctcccctcaaaaaaaaaataaaaataaaattctcttTGGTgtgataatgaaaaaataataagaaattatgtatttctcaatcacataCGTGGCCTTCTAAAAATGCATAAACTTTGGATGGAAcataatttttctctctcacaaTTCCCATTTTTTTCGGTAAAAAATCATCTCAAATTCGGGAGGTTTTTATTCCAAATTGAATCCTGCATCTGTATAGTTCAAGCCCGTGATGTATTTTCTTATCCTTATTTAAGCCATTACAATAATTGAACAACTTGAATGATCACGTTAAAAGAGTATCTTTTTGAATACCTTGTTTGTATTCGATTCTTTTTCTTTAGAAAAGTGCACGTTTTCAAAATACAACCACGTTATTGGACTCATAAGTTTCCGGTTAAAATGAATCATTTGAGAAAATCTTAGTATGATATAGTCCTTACCTAGATTTTATTTTCCGTTTGATTGAActcttaattaaaattctttcTTTAGAATGTTATAAACTCAAACAAAAGGAGCACGTATGTGATAACCATATcatattattgttaaaaaagaaTATCTCAAAATGAGAACCAATAAAATGagatacataaataaataaataagtaaataaactGGCATGGCGGGGCACAAGGCCCTTGATGTTCACATTTCCTTCCTAGACCGGCATGAGACATTAAAGAGAAGATAATGTATTCTTCCTGCAAAAGGAAAACATAAAAAGGGTTATCTTTCTTTTTGCTATTGATGCCAACTAGCATAGCATGACATGTGCCATCCAACAACATTAAAGTGTGTGATTCTGTCAGTTTCCTAACGGATACCATAATGCCAGTATTAATATTCGAAACCTATGGTCCAAGATTGTCACTGCTCACTCAATctttttgttctaaaaaaaattgggtatCCAATTATTGCAACAAgcatagtttatgaaaaaaatatgatgtaaCATGTTGAACTAAAATAATGTATTATGTAGAGACTAGttctatattataaataagGTTACGATTAAGATGAATGTTGATTCAGTTGATAATAAGTCAACTCATACTTACATGGTCAAAGTTAGTAACAAGTTAATTCATGTACAAGAGTGTAAGTTTAACTTCTGCTTCTGGCGTGAAAATCccttgaacaaatcaaaatatctagtttaaagataaattaaaggcttaattgcacttttggacccctaattaatttaaatacaaaacaacttcatatattttgattctttgacagttttggccctccaaggcaaaaaaaaaaaaaaaattgacacgtggcacctcacttagggtgccacgtcagcgttgaccgagtcaacaatggactgggggttcaaaactgccaaagaatcaaaacacaAAGGGCTGTTTTccatttaaattagttaggggtccaaaagtgcaattaaacctaaattaAATGGTGTACTACTAGTGGTAAATTTACAGCTTGCATCCATTGAGAAACGACACTTTATGGCAAATTTCAGTTTCCAAGAGGAGACAACGGTACGTTTTATATTCGATCTTGACGAGAGCTAAAATAATTCCAAAAGCAAAGGACAAGCAAAGTGAAAAACAACAACCACATGAATATAATAACTATAACTTTGCTTCTGTTGGTCGATTTTACCTTTTACTCCTTTCTATCATGCCTTTACTCTTCTCTAAATTGTCATGATGCCCCTTGTATCTTCTTTGGATTCACTTCATAGCAAAAATCCTCAacacttcaaaatcatcaataatGGTAGAAGAAAGGATAAAGAAAGGCCAAGCATATGGTATCTATCCTGTGTCAAAGAAAACTATATATCAGTATTATTACAGCCACATTTTTGTCTTAAGCCCtgttttttactaaattattattaatcccttgaacttaaaaataggcactaaaaataaaataataaaacgaGATAATATCACAGTAGATTTCTCAAAATCAAGATGACAATGTGATTCTTTATAAACTATACTTTATAGCTTTTACAAGACTAGACTCGGGGGGAAATCAAAATGATAGTACTAAACATACACtaaattgaaacattttatataatttagagactaaattgaaaagagaaagatAATTTGACTAATAAGTTAAATGCATCTAAAtgtccttttaagttttttttttttttttttttacaatgatcatttaagtttcaaaagtccaaacaaataattttagtttttaaatcgATCCAAACAAGTactttgaaacttaaaggaccactttaaaaaaaatgaaaaacttaaaaggacATTTAGATGCTAACCAAAACTTAGAGTGTGACTAACCAGTGAAGTAGCTTCAGAAATGGCCAAATAACCGGAGGAAGAAGTTGGAGGATGCGGTGGAGCACTACCAGATCCAGTACTCCCATTATTACCACCATCATTTGAAGGAGGATTCGAACTcgaagaagacgaagaagaagatgaagacagcGAGAATCCAAGATTATAAACAGGATTCCCATCAGGCTTAAACAATCCATAATTCCTCTCAGAAGTTGGACCAGGtttcaaattctcattaaaaagtgcaaaaacataaatattcaaatcaACTTCAGGTCTCAACGGTGTTCCTTTCTTACTACTCAACTTTATCACATTCCCATTATACTTTCTCGCATTTTCAACATTAGCACCAACCTCATCTCCATCTCCTTTAGAAGGCCAACCTGTTTCAGAAATATGCACCGGCATTTTATCGTAACCTAACGCTCCAAGCGCAGAATAAACAGCGTCGATCTGCGCAAACAGCATGTTATCATAATGCAGGTTTGTTTTTGGATCAACCATTCCTTGGTTTGGTTGAAACAAAACATAATCTAAGGATATTTGCTTAGGGTTATCCTTATAAGCAAAGTAAGGATAAGCGTTTATCAAGAAAGGTGAACCAGTTTTGGATTGAAAGCTTAAGATTGATGCAATGCATGGAGCTATATCAGAACGAAAAGTTCCGGAAGAAGGTGGATAAGAATTTTGAAGTATAGCTAATGAATGAGTTGTTGTGACAGTGATTTGTTTATGGAGTCCAAGAACTATGAGTGCAGTGTGAACACTTTGCATTGCTGGTAAAAGAGAAGATGTTAAAGAAGAGTCGTTGAAAGTGAGAACTTCATTTCCTACAAAGATGGAAGTGATTTTTGTGGAAGGGAGGTAGGGTTGGATATTTGTTTTGATCCATGCTTGAGCTTGTTTAGGGTCTTTCATTTTGGAGAGATATTCATTTCCAAGCCCTACCATGAATTCTATACCAGTGTTGGCGAAAGCTTTGAGAACTTTTGGATCTGCGTCGTAGAGTTTTACTTTTGTTGCTCCAATGCATTTTATTAGGGTTACTACGTTTTCTGGTGATGGTAGGTTGTTTGCTATTTGACCATAGTTTATTCCGATTGAgtctgtttttgttgttagTCCTGCAGAAAGAGGACACTGTTTTCAGTGATATCTTACATTTTAAGACTATATAATAAGATGTAGTAGTACTTACCGGTAATGAAAATGctaataatgatgatgaagtTGCAATAGCGGTGCTGGAATGTAGGATGATCCATGGATGGATCTGAGTATTAGGAATGTGAATTGTGAAGGGAATGAAGGAGAGTGGGTTGAGGGAAGGTGGGTGAGTGAGAGtaatgttgaattgaatgtaGGTAGGGAAATATCTTGACTAGGTGGGGGTGTTTGGTTTCGAACCTCA is from Medicago truncatula cultivar Jemalong A17 chromosome 1, MtrunA17r5.0-ANR, whole genome shotgun sequence and encodes:
- the LOC25484574 gene encoding glucan endo-1,3-beta-glucosidase 11, whose amino-acid sequence is MDHPTFQHRYCNFIIIISIFITGLTTKTDSIGINYGQIANNLPSPENVVTLIKCIGATKVKLYDADPKVLKAFANTGIEFMVGLGNEYLSKMKDPKQAQAWIKTNIQPYLPSTKITSIFVGNEVLTFNDSSLTSSLLPAMQSVHTALIVLGLHKQITVTTTHSLAILQNSYPPSSGTFRSDIAPCIASILSFQSKTGSPFLINAYPYFAYKDNPKQISLDYVLFQPNQGMVDPKTNLHYDNMLFAQIDAVYSALGALGYDKMPVHISETGWPSKGDGDEVGANVENARKYNGNVIKLSSKKGTPLRPEVDLNIYVFALFNENLKPGPTSERNYGLFKPDGNPVYNLGFSLSSSSSSSSSSSNPPSNDGGNNGSTGSGSAPPHPPTSSSGYLAISEATSLDRYHMLGLSLSFLLPLLMILKC